A window of Quercus robur chromosome 12, dhQueRobu3.1, whole genome shotgun sequence genomic DNA:
AGCAAAGTCTCTATCCTTGGATGGAAAGTTGAAGCAAAAATGGAAAGTTACTAACATATGAATTGAGCGTAAAACTGGCAATGCAATCACAGGGCTATGTTCAATTACACTAGAAGACAAACCACTTACAATTAAACCATTTCTATCTACTctctttctagtttctacaCCACTCAATAGCAGCACAAGTGTAATGATTTAAAACATAACAAATATACACAAAGTCAAAATCAAAGTTACTTTCCTTAAATCTTAACAAGATgaatgggaagaaaaaaaaaatgcaaaccaTTGGTACCTGCAGCACCATGAGCAAAATGGCATTTGCTTCCAAAGGGGCAATACCCTGTCAACTCCCACTTATTGCAAATCCTAGTTTTCCAATTCGAGGGCTTGGCATTGGGTCCACTCACAGGACTAGTTGCTGCACCACCATACCCGCCCGGTCCCAAGCTTATCGCCACACTTTCCCGATTCTTGGATTGCTCATCATGAAGGAATGTGCAATTATCTCCATAAGGACAACCCTCCTCAGTATAAAACTTCTTGCAATGCCGGCCCTTATACGACCTCTGCGAGTCCCCAACAAAATTGGCTGAGCCCAATGAGGGTATCTGATACTCCTCCCTCGGCTCCGACGATACCCCCTTCTCCTCCTCGTGCTGCGCCACAATCTCCTGCCAATTGGGTGGCGGCCGACGAAGCTCCTCGATGCTGTGAGCGAAATTACAGTTAGTAACGTAGGGGCAAGTGCCTGCACGGAACTTGCAACAGAGTTTGGTCttgaaaaacatttttcctATGGCTTTGGATCGGTTGGAGGAGGTAACATCCTGGGAATTCTTGGATTTTTTGTTCGGGGGTTCGCTTCCAGAGCGAGATTGAGATTGTCTCTGGTCATAATTCGAGTTAGATGGCGTGTCGTCGCCATTGTTGTTGTTCCAAGCTCGGTAATCGTCCTCTGTAGCCCACATGGCGTTGTCGTTGACAGACCAATTTTCCGGACCACTTCCGGTGATTACTTGGACCACGTTGCCACCAGAGAAATCCATTTGGGGCTGGAATTTTTTGGGTACTTTTCAGTCACAAAAAGGTTGAAAAGTTGAAACCCTAAAGTAAAGTGTAGATTTTTGGAGCTAGTGATGGCACATAACTTAGTTATAAACGATAcccagaaagtaaaatttccaGATTTGAAGTGGGGTTGAAGGTAAAGTGTTGAATTTTCAGTGGATTTGAGACAAATGGGTCTGAACTATGAACAGTAATAAATCCAACAGA
This region includes:
- the LOC126708677 gene encoding zinc finger CCCH domain-containing protein 12-like isoform X2, with translation MDFSGGNVVQVITGSGPENWSVNDNAMWATEDDYRAWNNNNGDDTPSNSNYDQRQSQSRSGSEPPNKKSKNSQDVTSSNRSKAIGKMFFKTKLCCKFRAGTCPYVTNCNFAHSIEELRRPPPNWQEIVAQHEEEKGVSSEPREEYQIPSLGSANFVGDSQRSYKGRHCKKFYTEEGCPYGDNCTFLHDEQSKNRESVAISLGPGGYGGAATSPVSGPNAKPSNWKTRICNKWELTGYCPFGSKCHFAHGAAELHRYGGGLVEGETRDSSSAPPDSKQGGVPSKTPADSVVASVASVPHSDVYHMGVPSQRSSIVIQRPGQRTHQKWKGPDKISRIYGDWIDDIE
- the LOC126708677 gene encoding zinc finger CCCH domain-containing protein 12-like isoform X1, with amino-acid sequence MDFSGGNVVQVITGSGPENWSVNDNAMWATEDDYRAWNNNNGDDTPSNSNYDQRQSQSRSGSEPPNKKSKNSQDVTSSNRSKAIGKMFFKTKLCCKFRAGTCPYVTNCNFAHSIEELRRPPPNWQEIVAQHEEEKGVSSEPREEYQIPSLGSANFVGDSQRSYKGRHCKKFYTEEGCPYGDNCTFLHDEQSKNRESVAISLGPGGYGGAATSPVSGPNAKPSNWKTRICNKWELTGYCPFGSKCHFAHGAAGLREAYTVIRGELHRYGGGLVEGETRDSSSAPPDSKQGGVPSKTPADSVVASVASVPHSDVYHMGVPSQRSSIVIQRPGQRTHQKWKGPDKISRIYGDWIDDIE